In one Dermatophilaceae bacterium Sec6.4 genomic region, the following are encoded:
- a CDS encoding acyl-CoA dehydrogenase family protein, translated as MTTTLTPKTATPTTMPTPWPLSEDQLELIGLARDFARRIIRPRGREVDEADVVTPVDIFAEAARCGIADFMIPSEYGGGGFTDVFTQCLVQEELCWGDPGIGNLVCSNGFFSDPIMLAGTAEQKKRWLSMVTGPNAPMTALATTEPGSGSDAASIITTATRVEGGYRLNGQKAWISNAGAAKLYVVFAKTDRTKRSGGVTAFVVDGNAEGLSWGEPMRKMGQRAIVCREVFLDDVFVPDADRLGEEGQGFYGLMGTFDVSRVVLGAAALGAARAAYEFALDYAKTREQFGKPIIEHQAVAFRLADMATRIEAARLLVHHAARTLDAGVSAPGLAAMAKLTASETAMFVTHAAVQTLGGWGYSREFPVEQWMRDVKLEEIEEGTSDIMRLVISRNLG; from the coding sequence ATGACCACGACCCTCACCCCCAAGACCGCCACCCCCACGACCATGCCCACCCCATGGCCGCTCAGCGAGGATCAGCTCGAGCTCATCGGGTTGGCTCGCGACTTCGCGCGGCGCATCATCCGACCGCGCGGCAGGGAGGTCGACGAAGCGGACGTGGTGACACCCGTCGACATCTTTGCCGAAGCCGCCCGGTGTGGAATTGCCGATTTCATGATCCCGAGTGAGTACGGCGGCGGCGGGTTCACCGACGTGTTCACCCAGTGCCTGGTCCAGGAGGAGCTGTGCTGGGGCGACCCCGGCATCGGCAACCTCGTATGTTCCAACGGGTTCTTCTCCGACCCCATCATGCTGGCCGGTACTGCCGAGCAGAAGAAGCGCTGGCTGAGCATGGTGACCGGACCGAACGCACCGATGACCGCCCTGGCGACCACCGAGCCCGGCTCTGGGTCGGATGCGGCATCGATCATCACCACTGCGACCCGGGTCGAGGGTGGCTACCGCCTCAACGGGCAGAAGGCCTGGATCTCCAACGCCGGTGCCGCCAAGCTCTACGTCGTCTTCGCCAAGACGGACCGCACGAAACGCTCGGGTGGGGTGACTGCTTTCGTGGTCGACGGAAACGCCGAGGGCCTGAGCTGGGGCGAGCCGATGCGCAAGATGGGTCAGCGCGCCATCGTCTGCCGCGAGGTGTTCCTGGACGATGTCTTCGTCCCTGATGCCGATCGGCTCGGCGAGGAAGGTCAGGGCTTCTACGGGCTGATGGGCACCTTCGACGTCTCACGGGTGGTCCTGGGCGCTGCCGCACTCGGTGCGGCGCGGGCGGCGTACGAGTTCGCGCTCGATTACGCGAAGACGCGGGAGCAGTTCGGCAAGCCGATCATCGAACATCAGGCCGTCGCGTTCCGGCTCGCCGATATGGCGACCCGCATCGAGGCCGCCCGGCTGCTGGTGCATCACGCTGCTCGCACCCTGGACGCCGGTGTGTCCGCACCTGGTCTCGCTGCGATGGCGAAGCTGACCGCGTCCGAAACCGCCATGTTCGTGACTCATGCCGCCGTGCAGACCCTCGGCGGGTGGGGCTATTCGCGGGAGTTCCCCGTCGAGCAGTGGATGCGGGACGTCAAACTCGAGGAGATCGAGGAAGGCACCTCCGACATCATGCGCCTGGTGATCTCCCGCAATCTCGGCTGA
- a CDS encoding acetate--CoA ligase family protein → MTAGPTNAHDTLRVFNDPASVAVVGASDNPAKWGFWLARGALEGRHRRSVDLVNHTHDTVLGQPSARSLSELDHPPELVALAVPAAAVSAVVAEGLALGVRGFLGVTAHVAQEADLARRIRDGGARLLGANSLGVYDAETELQLAWGHFRPGPVAIVTQSGQLGSELAIRFARRGIGVSRFVSVGNQSDIDAAEILDQLRKHRSTEVIALYLEGFASGVQLFETLRLLRATGKPTLLLTVGSSAASARLARSHTGSLTAATDLIDAACRAAGVLRVRTPAELVDVAEGFLTVRGTSGLRVGIAGDSGGQCGIAADVATDAGLIVAPFDDNVEQGLAQVVPEGAARENPVDLAGSGEADLTAYATVIESMLADPGIDAAVLTGYFGRYSEDTPPLADRELQVAQRIGEIAQETGKAIVVHSMAPDGPVARHLWNSGIPVVASIEKAVRMIRGLSVLHAEPVAPSPTSSSNDETPTSPGYLAAQQLLTAAGITMPDARAARDRSEIRDAARTLHPPYVLKAGWIEHKTEADGVILGLLDEAQLVAAYDLMSDRLGEGEYVVEEQDTREHCLEIIVGARRDPSLGPVIVLGMGGTDAEVWRDIAIECAPIDEPGALAMINRLRCAPLLHGWRGRPACDIGALAAVAAALSRLVCARVDIAEIELNPVRVGPQGAVAVDALLVPAAPWTLHTVVANDHPHLPDPPQPSATPPLMTTPEHAMEDSPR, encoded by the coding sequence GTGACCGCTGGACCCACGAACGCGCATGACACCCTGCGCGTCTTCAATGACCCGGCCTCAGTGGCGGTCGTCGGCGCATCGGACAACCCGGCCAAGTGGGGTTTTTGGCTGGCCCGTGGCGCGCTCGAGGGCCGGCATCGACGTTCGGTGGACCTTGTCAATCACACCCACGACACCGTCCTCGGGCAACCCAGCGCCCGCTCCTTGTCCGAGCTGGATCATCCGCCGGAGCTGGTGGCGCTGGCCGTCCCGGCCGCGGCCGTATCGGCCGTCGTCGCGGAGGGACTGGCCCTCGGGGTCCGCGGATTCCTCGGCGTCACCGCCCACGTCGCGCAGGAAGCCGACCTGGCCCGGCGCATCAGGGACGGCGGAGCACGACTGCTCGGCGCGAACAGCCTCGGCGTGTACGACGCGGAGACAGAGTTGCAGTTGGCGTGGGGTCACTTCCGCCCCGGTCCCGTCGCGATTGTCACGCAGAGCGGCCAGCTCGGCTCCGAGCTGGCGATCAGGTTTGCCCGCAGGGGAATCGGCGTATCCCGCTTCGTATCCGTCGGCAACCAGAGCGACATCGACGCGGCCGAGATACTCGACCAACTGCGGAAGCACCGAAGTACCGAGGTCATCGCCCTCTATCTCGAGGGTTTCGCCAGCGGTGTGCAACTTTTCGAGACCCTGCGACTGTTGCGCGCCACGGGCAAACCGACCCTGCTGCTGACCGTGGGTTCCAGTGCCGCGAGCGCCCGGCTGGCCCGATCGCACACCGGCTCACTCACCGCAGCCACAGATCTGATCGACGCGGCCTGTCGAGCCGCAGGCGTCCTACGCGTGCGGACCCCCGCCGAGCTCGTAGATGTGGCGGAAGGTTTCCTCACCGTGCGCGGCACCAGTGGCCTGCGGGTAGGTATCGCCGGCGACAGCGGAGGTCAGTGCGGCATCGCAGCGGACGTCGCGACAGATGCCGGCCTCATCGTGGCTCCGTTCGACGACAACGTCGAGCAGGGACTCGCGCAGGTGGTGCCGGAAGGCGCCGCTCGGGAGAACCCCGTCGACCTGGCCGGTAGCGGCGAGGCGGACCTCACGGCATACGCCACAGTCATCGAATCGATGCTCGCTGACCCCGGGATCGACGCTGCCGTACTCACCGGATACTTCGGCAGGTACAGCGAGGACACCCCACCCCTGGCGGACCGCGAACTGCAGGTTGCCCAACGCATCGGCGAGATTGCCCAAGAGACCGGTAAGGCCATCGTGGTGCACTCGATGGCACCGGACGGACCCGTTGCTCGTCACCTGTGGAACAGCGGGATACCCGTCGTCGCCAGCATCGAGAAGGCCGTCCGGATGATCCGCGGGCTTTCGGTCCTGCACGCCGAACCGGTTGCCCCTTCACCGACCTCATCCTCGAACGACGAAACCCCCACCTCACCGGGCTACCTCGCGGCCCAACAGCTCCTGACCGCCGCCGGCATAACCATGCCCGACGCCCGGGCCGCGCGGGACCGCAGCGAGATCCGAGATGCAGCACGGACACTGCACCCGCCGTACGTCCTGAAAGCCGGGTGGATCGAGCACAAGACCGAGGCCGACGGCGTGATTCTCGGACTGCTCGATGAGGCCCAGCTCGTCGCGGCCTACGACCTGATGAGCGATCGACTCGGCGAGGGCGAGTACGTCGTGGAAGAACAGGACACTCGCGAGCACTGCCTGGAGATCATCGTCGGCGCACGGCGCGATCCGTCCCTGGGACCCGTGATCGTGCTCGGTATGGGCGGCACCGATGCCGAGGTCTGGCGCGACATCGCCATCGAGTGCGCACCCATCGACGAACCGGGTGCCCTCGCGATGATCAACAGGCTGCGGTGCGCCCCGCTGCTGCACGGTTGGCGTGGCCGACCGGCCTGTGACATCGGGGCCCTAGCAGCCGTGGCAGCCGCGCTGTCCCGACTGGTGTGCGCCCGCGTCGACATTGCGGAGATCGAACTCAACCCTGTGCGAGTCGGACCACAGGGAGCGGTCGCCGTCGATGCACTCCTGGTGCCTGCCGCCCCATGGACCCTGCACACCGTCGTTGCGAACGACCACCCGCACCTGCCGGACCCCCCGCAACCGTCGGCCACCCCACCCCTGATGACCACACCTGAGCACGCTATGGAGGATTCACCGCGATGA
- a CDS encoding amino acid ABC transporter ATP-binding protein, which yields MSFLEIDNVKKSFGSNQVLKGVTLNVERHEVVCLIGASGSGKSTLLRCVNQLEQVNGGEIRIEGDTVTGTGVDLNALRKDVGIVFQSYNLFPHMSVLENVILAPTMLGGVKKKVAIEKGMALLESVNMGMKAKAYPDMLSGGQQQRVAIVRALAMEPRVMLLDEITAALDPELVGDVLEIVRELAKEGLTMLLATHEMSFAREVASQVCFLDQGEICENGTAQQIFENPQEERTQQFLSRVVQAGRL from the coding sequence ATGTCATTTTTGGAGATCGACAATGTCAAGAAGTCCTTTGGCTCGAACCAGGTCCTCAAAGGGGTCACGCTCAATGTCGAGCGCCACGAGGTCGTCTGCCTGATCGGTGCCTCCGGCTCGGGGAAGTCAACACTGTTGCGCTGCGTGAACCAGTTGGAACAGGTGAATGGTGGTGAAATCCGAATCGAGGGCGACACTGTCACCGGAACAGGCGTGGACCTGAATGCGCTACGCAAAGACGTGGGCATCGTCTTCCAGAGTTACAACCTCTTCCCGCACATGAGCGTGCTGGAGAACGTGATTCTGGCGCCCACGATGCTCGGCGGGGTCAAGAAAAAGGTGGCCATTGAAAAGGGCATGGCCCTGCTCGAATCGGTGAACATGGGGATGAAGGCGAAGGCCTACCCCGACATGCTCTCCGGTGGTCAGCAGCAGCGGGTCGCGATCGTGCGCGCACTGGCTATGGAGCCGCGCGTGATGCTGTTGGACGAGATCACGGCGGCGCTGGACCCCGAACTGGTCGGAGATGTGCTGGAGATTGTCCGCGAGCTCGCGAAAGAAGGGCTGACGATGCTGTTGGCCACTCACGAGATGAGCTTCGCCAGGGAAGTCGCCAGTCAGGTGTGCTTCCTGGACCAGGGCGAAATCTGCGAGAACGGCACCGCTCAGCAGATCTTTGAGAACCCTCAGGAAGAGCGAACCCAACAGTTCCTGTCCCGAGTCGTGCAGGCCGGTCGGTTGTAA
- a CDS encoding TetR/AcrR family transcriptional regulator — MVRKRMDADVRRAEILRATMRQIEEHGTALLRIADVAADLDVSAALIVYHFQTKEQLIVDTFASAAQRDLDKLAELTSGSGTARERLRVALSWYAPTGRANGWRLWIEGWAEGMRQPMLQKVGSEFDLAWRAALIAIIEEGVAAGEFVTGDARGAAWRITALLDGLAVQVIVHNGLITRTELLDWTMAIVTHELGLEPQAALSG; from the coding sequence GTGGTCAGAAAGCGAATGGATGCAGATGTTCGACGTGCGGAGATCTTGCGCGCCACGATGCGTCAGATCGAGGAGCACGGCACCGCACTGTTGCGGATCGCCGATGTGGCAGCAGACCTGGATGTTTCCGCGGCGCTGATCGTCTATCACTTCCAGACCAAAGAGCAGCTGATCGTCGATACTTTCGCTTCCGCCGCGCAGCGCGACCTGGACAAGCTCGCGGAGCTCACCTCAGGTAGCGGCACGGCCCGGGAGCGGTTACGGGTCGCACTCAGCTGGTACGCGCCGACCGGGCGGGCCAATGGCTGGCGCCTGTGGATCGAAGGATGGGCTGAGGGAATGCGTCAGCCGATGCTGCAGAAGGTCGGCAGCGAATTCGATCTCGCCTGGCGCGCAGCATTGATTGCGATCATCGAGGAGGGGGTCGCTGCCGGTGAGTTCGTGACGGGCGATGCCAGGGGTGCGGCATGGCGGATCACCGCATTACTCGACGGTTTGGCGGTGCAGGTCATTGTGCACAACGGACTGATCACCCGGACCGAGCTACTGGATTGGACAATGGCGATCGTCACGCACGAGCTGGGGCTGGAGCCGCAGGCTGCGTTATCCGGCTGA
- a CDS encoding SDR family oxidoreductase → MVTVPDISREFSGQVVVVTGGGSGIGRAIAERYSAAGGKAIVLGRREAPLRETVDRITAAGGLADFACCDMRDAAAVLKTIDDVVQREGRLDALVNNAAGNFVSPAEKLSPNGWKAVIDIVLNGSFYAARAAAPHMLAAGSGSILNVIATYAWHGHPGTVHSAAAKGGVVAMTRTLAVEWAGRGVRVNAIAPGPTETEGAGAALWGTDEARARVQSGVPAGRFASPDEIAESACYLLSGRASYVTGEVLVVDGGQWLGKSIYTDERARS, encoded by the coding sequence ATGGTGACCGTCCCAGACATCTCCCGCGAGTTCAGCGGTCAGGTCGTCGTCGTAACAGGAGGCGGTAGCGGGATCGGTCGCGCGATCGCCGAACGATACAGCGCCGCAGGCGGCAAGGCCATCGTCCTTGGTCGCCGCGAGGCCCCGCTGCGCGAAACCGTCGACCGCATCACGGCCGCAGGTGGTCTCGCCGACTTCGCCTGCTGCGATATGCGCGATGCAGCAGCGGTCCTGAAAACAATCGACGACGTCGTGCAACGTGAAGGTCGTTTAGACGCGCTCGTAAACAATGCCGCCGGGAACTTCGTCTCCCCGGCAGAGAAGCTGAGCCCGAACGGTTGGAAGGCCGTTATCGACATCGTGCTCAACGGCTCTTTCTACGCCGCGCGCGCTGCTGCTCCGCATATGTTGGCGGCCGGCTCAGGATCGATCCTCAACGTCATCGCAACCTACGCCTGGCACGGCCACCCGGGGACAGTCCACAGCGCTGCCGCGAAGGGCGGCGTCGTGGCGATGACCCGCACCCTGGCGGTGGAATGGGCAGGGCGCGGGGTCCGGGTCAACGCGATTGCACCCGGTCCCACGGAGACCGAAGGGGCCGGAGCAGCGCTCTGGGGCACCGACGAAGCACGGGCCCGCGTCCAGTCAGGGGTTCCTGCAGGCCGTTTCGCGAGCCCCGACGAAATCGCCGAATCGGCGTGCTACCTGCTGAGTGGCCGAGCCTCATATGTCACCGGTGAGGTTCTGGTCGTTGACGGTGGACAGTGGCTCGGCAAATCGATCTATACCGACGAACGAGCGCGCTCCTGA
- a CDS encoding Glu/Leu/Phe/Val dehydrogenase dimerization domain-containing protein, with protein MSTRSPTMQVIWTDPVTGRQGFVVIDKLVRGVSSGGLRMRAGCTLNEVAGLAAGMTRKEALHYLPDNKYVPLGGAKGGIDCDPTDPDAFGMLTRFLDGVRSILAEHWTTGEDLGVRQDTIDEAIQAAGLVNSIQAIYPLLDDPDEARTRLSDAFAVMVDGVSLPELMGGLGVAQAALTTLAVRGVDPVGTRAVIQGFGSMGGATARYLARAGVRVVALSDVHGTVVNPEGLDVERLLLSRDPSGGIDRAQLAEGDQDLDVGAWIDVDCDVLIPAAVSYCITPANQGRVSATYIVEAANMPTLPEAEVELQARGVEVIPDFVANSATNAWWWWTLFGDVGADAEDASNQVRSSMTRLVTAMLEQADAEHITPRAAAQRVVEANLTAIDERFGTSVG; from the coding sequence GTGAGCACCAGATCGCCCACCATGCAGGTGATCTGGACCGACCCGGTAACGGGTCGACAAGGTTTTGTCGTCATTGACAAGCTGGTGCGAGGGGTATCGAGCGGTGGCCTCCGAATGCGCGCCGGCTGCACGCTGAACGAAGTGGCCGGGTTAGCGGCGGGAATGACCCGCAAGGAAGCGCTGCACTACCTGCCCGACAACAAGTACGTGCCGCTGGGCGGCGCCAAGGGCGGCATCGACTGCGACCCCACCGACCCCGACGCTTTCGGCATGCTGACCCGCTTTCTGGACGGTGTCCGGTCCATCCTCGCGGAGCACTGGACGACGGGAGAGGATCTGGGAGTCCGCCAGGACACCATCGATGAAGCAATTCAGGCCGCTGGACTGGTCAACTCGATCCAGGCGATCTACCCGCTGCTGGACGACCCGGACGAAGCCCGCACCCGGCTCTCGGACGCCTTCGCAGTGATGGTCGACGGTGTCAGCCTGCCGGAGCTGATGGGCGGACTCGGTGTCGCCCAGGCCGCTCTGACCACGCTCGCGGTGCGGGGTGTTGATCCTGTCGGAACCCGGGCCGTGATCCAGGGCTTCGGCTCGATGGGCGGGGCGACTGCGCGGTATCTCGCGCGGGCCGGCGTCCGCGTCGTTGCGCTGTCCGACGTGCACGGCACGGTGGTCAACCCGGAGGGGCTGGACGTCGAACGGCTGTTGCTCTCCCGCGACCCATCGGGCGGGATCGACCGCGCGCAGCTTGCTGAGGGTGATCAGGATCTTGACGTCGGCGCCTGGATCGATGTGGACTGCGACGTCCTGATCCCTGCCGCCGTCTCGTACTGCATCACCCCGGCGAACCAGGGCCGGGTGAGCGCGACGTACATCGTCGAGGCTGCGAATATGCCCACCCTGCCCGAGGCAGAGGTCGAACTCCAGGCGCGTGGGGTGGAAGTCATCCCCGACTTCGTCGCGAACTCCGCGACCAACGCCTGGTGGTGGTGGACCCTTTTCGGCGATGTCGGCGCCGATGCCGAAGACGCCTCCAACCAGGTACGTAGCTCGATGACCCGCCTGGTCACCGCAATGTTGGAGCAGGCCGATGCCGAGCACATCACCCCGCGCGCAGCAGCGCAGCGGGTTGTAGAGGCGAACCTGACGGCGATCGACGAGCGCTTCGGCACCTCGGTCGGCTGA